AGTTCTGTGATAGCTCTCGCTGCTCCTTTAGTGATAGCTTGTCTTTACTTGAGCCCTTATAAGCCACTTCTTGTTCCAATAGTAGCTGCTCAGCCCAAGCTCGCTTATCCTGCATCTGACTCGCGTTGTTTCGATCCGCTCGTATTAGTATTGGTAGCAGCTTTTCCTCCTGAATCAGCTCGCGCAAAACCAAACAGATCCCTAACTCAAATCCTTCATCATCGTCAGCCATCAGGTAGATTGATCCCATGTGCTCATAGTAATTTTTCATGGCTTCAAGGTGAGCCATTAGTGAGAAAGTTTGTTGAACCAGTAACCCTTTATTGGGGGTCTTTAATGAAAGGTTATCCTTAACGTCATCACTCTGTATTTCGTTGTCAGCAAAAACATATTGGGCATACTTCCGCTTCCATTCCGGCTTTTCATTATCCCGACGCATTTTGTTGTCGCGACGAATAGACTCCCAATCGGACGTATGGTCGAAGTTAATGGTGCTCGCAAACACAAACCTACTCTCGTTGTCTACGGTGCTCGTATTTACAAGCTTTGTTGGTCGGGCATCCTCCCTGTCTATCCAGTTTACCAAGTAGTGCTGTCTATCCATGCTCACGATAAACTCTTTTTTATTGATGATGCTTATGTTGTTCTGGATATGCCATTGGTCAAACTCGATACATTGTTTATAAAAGAACTCTATTTTTTGGTAAATCAGAGCCATAGAGATACCCAGTTGTTCAGATAAGCGATTAAAGATCCCTTTGTTAACCAAACCGCTAAACAACGCTTCGTTGACATCAATACGCTTTTGCCCGTACTGCCCGTTTAACGGGAGATTGAACTGATTTTTACAGGCATTGCACTCAATCCTCTGTGCTGCCAGATGTTCTTGCCCTTTAAAAGTAGAGTAGTTCAATCCCCGTAGAGTATATCGGGATGGTTTCTTAAGGAAATCTACACCGGAGTTCCTACAGGGGCGTTTACGCCTCCTTGAATTTTTTAATCCCTTGTCAGGGCATGGGCGGGGAGCAGTGCTATAAAGAGATCGTATACGAATTGACTCTAAGACAAAGGCTCTGTTGTTGACCAGCTTGGTGCTTGACCCGCACAGCTTACAGGTTAAAGACTTTCCGTTTCTACTGTTGGTAAACTTGTAGTCATTACCCAACCCCCGCTTAGGCTCACCTGTCTTCTTCCTTGTCGGGTTTAAAGCTGGCACACCATAGTTGCTACAGTTGGGGTTTTTACAGTGATTCAACTGAATCAGCTCACTACTTTCAGGATGGTTATAAGCTCTTGGGATTGGTAGAGACTCTTTCTGGTTGCGCTCGTTCTGGTGAGGGGTTCGGTCTAAAGGGCGTTCGTTACTATGATGTAGCTCGATATACAGCGATGCGGCCAGCTCAGCATCAATAGCCGCTCCATGGACTTTTCGTTGACTGATGTCGATACCATATCTAATACAGGCAGAGTCGAGCTTTATCCACTTTCCGCTATTTTCTTTCGTTGCAAAATCCAGCATTAAGCACGAAGACTCAAAGTCTCGGCTGAAAACCACATCGAATCCACACCGATCATACTCAGCCTGTAGAAACGACATGTCGAAGTCTCTGTTGTAAAAAGAAAGTTCAGCACCATCAATGAACTTGAAGAACTTTTCTGCGATATCGGAGAACTTAGGTTGCCGTGAGAGAAACTCATCAGTCAACCGATGAACTTTGAGAGCTTTAGGTGTGCTTTTTTTACCTTCAGGGTTGATATAGGTGTTGAATACATTACCCGTAGGCTTACCGTCGACAATTTCAACGCCAGCTAAGTTAATCACACGGTGCCCTCCTTTCATTGGTGAAAGCCCCGTTGTTTCGGTATCAATCACAACAACCCTGTGCATACTGTCTCCAACTTGCTACATACTGTATTCCAATGATAAATCAAAAATTACAGTTAGCAACATAACACCATGTATTTTAAGGGTTATTTTATATCTTTGAACTATATTTTAATGATAACGTGCATCTATGTTATTGAATATAAAGGATATAAAAAAAGGATCTCGTCAATTGAGATCCTTAATAACTTATCAGCCTACGATAATCGCGCCTTTTTTAAACTGCCATTATATTAGATTTGAGGCGTATCAGTATGCACACCAAAATTTTGGCCACGGTGGCGCAGTAAATGGTCTAATAAAACGATAGCTAGCATCGCTTCTGCAATCGGCACTGCACGAATACCAACGCAAGGATCATGACGCCCCTTGGTAATAAGCTGGGTCGCTTCACCTTGTTTATTAATCGTATTACCCGGTACGGTAATGCTAGATGTCGGTTTCAGAGCAATATTAGCCACGATATCTTGGCCAGTTGAGATGCCGCCTAGAATGCCACCAGCATGATTTGATGCAAACCCTTGTGGTGTCAGCTCATCTCTGTGCTCACTGCCTTTTTGAGAGGCAACCTCGAAGCCATCGCCAAT
Above is a genomic segment from Vibrio gallicus containing:
- a CDS encoding exonuclease domain-containing protein, with translation MHRVVVIDTETTGLSPMKGGHRVINLAGVEIVDGKPTGNVFNTYINPEGKKSTPKALKVHRLTDEFLSRQPKFSDIAEKFFKFIDGAELSFYNRDFDMSFLQAEYDRCGFDVVFSRDFESSCLMLDFATKENSGKWIKLDSACIRYGIDISQRKVHGAAIDAELAASLYIELHHSNERPLDRTPHQNERNQKESLPIPRAYNHPESSELIQLNHCKNPNCSNYGVPALNPTRKKTGEPKRGLGNDYKFTNSRNGKSLTCKLCGSSTKLVNNRAFVLESIRIRSLYSTAPRPCPDKGLKNSRRRKRPCRNSGVDFLKKPSRYTLRGLNYSTFKGQEHLAAQRIECNACKNQFNLPLNGQYGQKRIDVNEALFSGLVNKGIFNRLSEQLGISMALIYQKIEFFYKQCIEFDQWHIQNNISIINKKEFIVSMDRQHYLVNWIDREDARPTKLVNTSTVDNESRFVFASTINFDHTSDWESIRRDNKMRRDNEKPEWKRKYAQYVFADNEIQSDDVKDNLSLKTPNKGLLVQQTFSLMAHLEAMKNYYEHMGSIYLMADDDEGFELGICLVLRELIQEEKLLPILIRADRNNASQMQDKRAWAEQLLLEQEVAYKGSSKDKLSLKEQRELSQNYWAATIEHQLHSSGSSKSEWLVHPFPKSQHSIQLKPLAGLAGGMTFEVANVMFEGSTQGVDNYFQMIRRRINILERPITSATNGNRWNGYASYNPQWSVMLLEILRVYNNYVMTDSKKLKNKGVYRKPLTPAQKLGFADKQYKIRDILDFSPVHETIRKSS